From Juglans regia cultivar Chandler unplaced genomic scaffold, Walnut 2.0 Scaffold_74, whole genome shotgun sequence, one genomic window encodes:
- the LOC109007619 gene encoding transcription factor bHLH162-like, which translates to MDHQRSQSSSTKVERRIIEKNRRNQMKVLYSRLNSLLPNPDSKEAVHSLPDQIDEAINYITSLETKLKKSKEKKESLTSRKKRPYTCTNFEETAGLKSPKIEIRETGSTLEIVLITGLDNQFIFYEMIHILHGEQAEVLNASFSTSGDSVLHVVHAETVGCSFDFGAAKVTERLKRLVYGSTSDVELSPDLWDLIPINSEAWGF; encoded by the exons ATGGATCATCAGCGAAGTCAATCCTCTTCAACAAAAGTAGAAAGAAGGATCATAGAGAAGAACAGGAGAAATCAGATGAAAGTCCTCTACTCCAGGCTCAATTCTCTCCTCCCAAACCCCGACTCCAAG GAGGCAGTACACTCACTTCCTGATCAAATAGATGAAGCAATAAACTACATCACAAGCCTAGAGACAAAGCTGAAGAAATCCAAGGAGAAGAAAGAGAGCTTAACGAGCAGGAAAAAAAGACCGTATACATGCACAAATTTCGAAGAAACAGCAGGTCTAAAATCGCCGAAAATCGAAATCCGAGAAACCGGTTCCACGCTAGAGATCGTTTTGATAACTGGGCTGGATAATCAGTTCATCTTCTATGAGATGATTCACATTCTTCATGGAGAACAAGCGGAGGTCTTGAATGCCAGCTTTTCGACTTCTGGGGACTCAGTTCTGCATGTAGTACACGCAGAG ACTGTCGGATGTTCTTTCGATTTTGGAGCTGCAAAAGTGACGGAGAGGCTCAAGAGACTAGTTTACGGATCCACCAGTGATGTAGAATTATCACCAGACCTGTGGGACCTAATTCCTATAAATTCTGAGGCTTGGGGTTTCTGA